The genome window TACCGTTAGGATTACAACTGCTGACCAAACATTTTGATGAACAGGAGTTATTAAATTTTTCTAAATATTTCCTTGAACTATAGAAAGTTTATATATTAGTAAAATATCCTGATTATTTCGCTAAGTTAAATCCTAAAGAATGAAGAGAACACTTACGCTGATCTTCTGTTTACTGTCATTACAATTAGTTAAGGCGACATCTCGCTCTTTCTTTGCTTCAACTGCTTTACCGCAAAATTCAAGACTGATTCATGACTATAAGAAAATACCAGCAGACACCATCATTGTTCCGGTAGTCAACCAGCCTGCACCTTTAACCAGCCAAAGCAACATTTACAAGCGCCGGTTAGATTCAATCAAAAAAGACATTCCGCTTGATTACAACGAATACGTAGCAAGTTATATTGACATTTACATGCGAAACCGCGATGAAATGGGCCGTGTGTTGGGTTTAACAAAATATTACTTCCCTATTTATGAAAAGGCTTTTCATGATGCAGGGATTCCTGATGAAATAAAATATTTATCTATTGTTGAATCAAAGCTTGACCCTTACGCGGTATCAAGGGTGGGTGCTACCGGGCCATGGCAGTTTATGTTTACCACTGCAAAGCTTTATGGTTTAAACATGGATGACTATGTAGATGAACGCCGCGACCCTATACAGGCAAGTTACGCAGCGGCAGCCTACTTAAAAGATGCTTACCAGGAGTTTGGCGACTGGCTTTTGGCCATCGCGTCCTATAATTGCGGTAAAAGCAATGTGGAGCGCGCTATTGAAAAAGCAGGTGGCGCTACTGATTTCTGGTCTGTTCGCCAGTACCTCCCCAATGAAACGCGTGGCTACGTGCCTGCATTCATAGCAGTGGCGTATTTAATGAATTATGCTAATAAACATAATATTGTGCCGCAAGCATGCAGTTTCGCTTTAAAAACTGATACCATTTTAGTCAACAAATACCTGCCTTTAAGCGCCGTTGCGCAATCGCTGAAGCTTGATCTTGCCCAGCTAACCATTTTAAATCCTTCGTATAAAAGGCAGATTATAAACGGCACAGCTAAAGCGCCCCGCCGGATGATCATTCCGCAGATAGACAAAGCGCAATATGCTGCACTGTATGAAACGTTGAACAATTCAGCCCTTCAAGGACCGGCACCACAGCCAGTATATGCTACATACCACGAAGTTAAAGTTGAACATACACCCTCATACCATAAGGTACGAAGGGGCGAAACACTAAGAGATATTGCTGATAATTTCGGGGTAGAAATACAGGACCTTAAAGTTTGGAACCATTTACACAGCAACAAGGCCCAAGTTGGGCAAAGGCTTAAAGTAAAAGAATCTGCCGATGAACCAGAAGAAAAGCAAGTAACAAAAAGCAGCCGTAATTATGTTACCTACAAAGTAAAAAGCGGAGACACGCTTAGTGGAATAGCTTCAAAATTCGACGCATCCGTTGAAAAGATCAGAGAATTGAACGGTCTAAAAAAGGGAAGTTTACAACCGGGAATGATGATTAAGATCAACAAAGGGTAAAGCAAAAAAAGCAAGATAAAATACAGGGATCTGATTTATTTTTTTCTGATACTTGGTGGTTATATCCTGTTTTTGTAGATTGAGGTATGAAATTGCAACGCAGTTACCTGGCCGATTTTGTATCACTGCTTTTTCCGGAACTTTGTGCTGCCTGCCGTGAAAGCCTGGTTGCTAACGAGTATTTGATCTGCACCGATTGTCATTATAATCTACCTTATACAAATTTCCACTTACAGTCCGACAATATAGTTGCCCGCCAGTTTTGGGGGAAAATAAATACAACTGCAGCCTTCGCACTTTTTTATTTCACCAAAGGCGGCAAGATCCAAAATCTGATGCACCAGTTTAAATATAACGGGATGCAGCAAATAGGCAACCTGCTTGGAAGCATAGCTGCGGGGCAATTAGCAAAAACAGAAGTTTTTAATACAGTCGATTTTATAATTCCCGTTCCACTGCATACAAAACGCTTAAAACAGCGTGGCTATAACCAAAGCGCGTGCTTCGCCTACGGCCTGGCACCAAAACTAAACGCCGTTGTTGAAGAAAATAATTTGATAAGGGCAAAAGCAACATTAACGCAAACCCACAAATCGCGTTTTGCCAGGTTTGAGAATATGCAGGATGTTTTCGAGATAAAAAATCCCGAAAAGCTAAAAAACAAACATATTTTGCTGGTTGATGATGTCATCACTACCGGATCAACACTGGAGGCCTGCGGCCAACAACTTCTTAAAATTGAAGGATTAAAGCTTAGTATTGCAACAATTGCTTATGCGGAGTAGAAATTTAAACTCGGTGGTTGGCGCGGTTCAGTTACCCCTATTTAACTTTCTGGTAAGCGCTTAACTTTTCGAACAGGCTTTTGGGCTCAAATGGTTTCAGGATGAAGTCATTCATTCCGGCATCCTCTATTTCATTTCTTTCGCTGCTTAGCATTGATGCGGTGAGGGCGATGATAGGAAGTTGCTGAAAATATGCTTCCTGTTTTGAGCGGATCAACTGTGTAGCTTCAATGCCCCCCATTTCAGGCATATAAACATCCATCAAAACAACATCATAGTTATGGTTATTTGTGATTTTCTCAACGGCCTGCAGACCATTTTCCGCAAAATCAGCATGGGCACCCCATTTGGTTAACACCTTATTTAATAAAAGCCTGTTGATATTGTTATCATCTACAACCAGCACATTTACATTTAATTCATTTTCCAATTTTTTCAAATTTAGTATTTGTGAATCATGTGCTTTATACGTTACAACACGTAAAAGGTTATGATTATTATCATAAATACAGCAAAATTCTCTATTAGTTAACATTGCATACCTAAGCACCGGGGCAGCACTTAGGCATGAGGAAGTAACTTAGTCTATTTCAGTGTGTTTTGTACGATAAAGCGGATAATCATGCATCAGCTTGTGCACTTTTTTACGAACCTTTTTTAAGTTTTCCTCATTTTCAGGATCGCTGATGACATTGTCTATCAATTCAACAATATCTTCCATTTGCTTTTCTTTCATCCCGCGGGTCGAAATTGCAGCTGTTCCAACACGGATACCAGAAGTAACAAACGGCGACTTATCATCATAAGGCACCATGTTTTTATTCACGGTAATATCAGCGGCGACCAGAGCATTTTCCGCAGCTTTCCCGGTAATATTTTTATTACGCAGGTCTATTAAGATCAGGTGGTTATCAGTACCGCCCGACACAATTTCGTATCCCCTTTGGGTAAGCGCCTTTGCCATTGCTGCGCCATTTTTCTTTACCTGTACAATGTACCTCATATAATCGTCGCTCAAAGCTTCGCCAAAGGCTATAGCCTTAGCAGCAATGATGTGTTCCAGCGGACCACCCTGGGTACCTGGGAAAACTGCCATATCCAATAAAGAAGACATCATCCTGATCTCCCCTTTTGGTGTTTTAAGTCCCCATGGGTTTTCAAAATCCTTCCCTAAAAGGATCATACCGCCACGCGGGCCACGTAGCGTTTTGTGAGTTGTTGTAGTAACAATATGGCAATGCGGAAGCGGATCGTTCAATAAACCACGTGCTATAAGGCCTGCCGGGTGAGAGATATCAGCCAATACCAGGGCACCAACTTCATCAGCCACTTTACGAATGAATTCATAATCCCAATCACGTGAGTAAGCCGAAGCTCCACAAATGATCAATTTTGGTTTTTGTTCTAACGCAACCTTTTTTAGCAGATCGTAATCAACTAAACCCGTTTCTTTTTTAACCCCATAAAAATGAGGCTCATATAATTTACCTGAAAAATTTACCGGCGAACCATGGGTTAAGTGACCACCATGAGACAAATCAAAGCCTAAAATTTTATCGCCCGGCTGTAAAACTGCCAGCATAACTGCTGCATTTGCCTGTGCACCAGAGTGCGGTTGTACGTTTGCCCATTCGGCGTTAAACAATTGTTTAGCCCGTTCAATAGCTATTGTTTCAATTTCATCAACCACCTGGCAACCACCATAATAACGCTTACCGGGTAAGCCCTCTGCGTATTTATTGGTAGCTACAGATCCGGCAGCTTCCATAACCTGCCTGCTTACAAAATTTTCAGATGCAATTAGCTCGATGCCTTCTTCCTGGCGCTCTTGCTCCTCATCTAACAGTTTAAAAATTAATTTATCTCTTTTCATTGTGATTATTAAACGCCGCTAAGTTAGGAAAAAGAGATTAGAGATTGGGGGTTAGAGATCAGGTTTTTAACACTCAATATCAAAGGCCAATACTGCGCTGAAACTTAATCTGAGTCACTAACCTTCAATCTCCGGCTTTGCCGAGATCCAGAAATTATTATACCCCAGCCCTACCTTAATATCAATCAATTCCTGCTGCAGCATCTCCAGCACAGCTAAAAAATTATATACAAAATGCACCTTATTTTCAGAGTTGCCCGCAATGGCTTTAAAATCCATCATCTTGTTGATCCGCAGCAAATCGCCGATGGCTTTTTTCTGTTGTTCTATAGTATAGGGATATTGCACTACTGTATGTGTAACTTCTTCGCTGCGAGTTTGGTATCTTTTTACCAGCCGGCCGTAAACCAGCATCAGTTTGTAAAGGTTAAGTTCGGATAGCTCCTCGCCGGGCTGCACTATAGCCTCGGTTTGCTCAATATCGAATTTTATATTTCCGCGCTTTTCCTGCATAAACCGCTCGTTTTCCAGCGGATGAAGCGTCTCGCAAATCTCTTTAAACTTTTTATATTCTATCAGCTTGCGTATCAGATCCTCTTTGGTGTCAGCCTCGTTGCCTTCTGCATCTGCGTCGTATCGGGGCAGCAGCATTTTAGCTTTAATACGCATTAGTGAAGCAGCTACAATAATAAACTCGCTGGCCAGCTCCATGTTAAGGCTGGTCATTTGGTGAATGTAGTTTAAAAAATCATCGGTGATCCTGGCAATGGGAATATCATGAATCTCCAGCTCGTCCCGTTCAATAAAAAACAGTAACAGGTCGAAGGGGCCCTCAAACTGGGGCAATTTTATTTCAAAATTTTCTTCGGCCGTCATTGCATCAAAAATAGACTAATTTTTAAGAGTTGTAAAGCTTGAAATTGTTGTAATGCAGCGTCATCGATAAAAATAAATCTAAAAAGAGCAACAAAAAAATTCCCGGCGGAGTATAAGTGCTGGCTGTGGCGAAGGGTTATCCCCGGCAGCAACCACTTATCCAATTTACGATAATACTAACATGAAATTAAGCTGTACCCGCTTTTTACTCTTTACTACTGCTATCGCTTTCTATTTTTTATCCTGTAAAAAATCCGTAAACAACCCTGCTCCAGTACCGGCAACGGATTACAGTGCCGTTAGCAAACAGATAGCTTTAAACCTGATGCAGGGATTAACAGGCGAGTACGGCGGTACCAACATAAACGACGGGTTAAAAACCCAGTCAAACATAACCACAAACCATAAAGGGCAGGTTCTATTCAGGAAAGTTCCGCTATGTGGCTTCACAATTGATACCAGCTACAACAATAAAATAAAAGCCGGCGATACTGCTAAAACGTTTATCGGTAATTTTAAATTTGTTAACACTTGCACTACCGGCAGGCCCGATGGCTATATGGTACGCGATAGTTTGGTTACATTAGCAACATCCGGGTTATTTAAAAACAGTTTCATATCAACTCAGGATTATGCGGTGCAGGCTTTGGATACTACCTATAAGGTAGTTTCAACAAACGGCAGCATAACATCTGCCACAAACAACCTTATTTACCGCGATGGTTTTTCTG of Mucilaginibacter xinganensis contains these proteins:
- a CDS encoding lytic transglycosylase domain-containing protein, translating into MKRTLTLIFCLLSLQLVKATSRSFFASTALPQNSRLIHDYKKIPADTIIVPVVNQPAPLTSQSNIYKRRLDSIKKDIPLDYNEYVASYIDIYMRNRDEMGRVLGLTKYYFPIYEKAFHDAGIPDEIKYLSIVESKLDPYAVSRVGATGPWQFMFTTAKLYGLNMDDYVDERRDPIQASYAAAAYLKDAYQEFGDWLLAIASYNCGKSNVERAIEKAGGATDFWSVRQYLPNETRGYVPAFIAVAYLMNYANKHNIVPQACSFALKTDTILVNKYLPLSAVAQSLKLDLAQLTILNPSYKRQIINGTAKAPRRMIIPQIDKAQYAALYETLNNSALQGPAPQPVYATYHEVKVEHTPSYHKVRRGETLRDIADNFGVEIQDLKVWNHLHSNKAQVGQRLKVKESADEPEEKQVTKSSRNYVTYKVKSGDTLSGIASKFDASVEKIRELNGLKKGSLQPGMMIKINKG
- a CDS encoding ComF family protein, whose product is MKLQRSYLADFVSLLFPELCAACRESLVANEYLICTDCHYNLPYTNFHLQSDNIVARQFWGKINTTAAFALFYFTKGGKIQNLMHQFKYNGMQQIGNLLGSIAAGQLAKTEVFNTVDFIIPVPLHTKRLKQRGYNQSACFAYGLAPKLNAVVEENNLIRAKATLTQTHKSRFARFENMQDVFEIKNPEKLKNKHILLVDDVITTGSTLEACGQQLLKIEGLKLSIATIAYAE
- a CDS encoding response regulator; translated protein: MENELNVNVLVVDDNNINRLLLNKVLTKWGAHADFAENGLQAVEKITNNHNYDVVLMDVYMPEMGGIEATQLIRSKQEAYFQQLPIIALTASMLSSERNEIEDAGMNDFILKPFEPKSLFEKLSAYQKVK
- the glyA gene encoding serine hydroxymethyltransferase, with protein sequence MKRDKLIFKLLDEEQERQEEGIELIASENFVSRQVMEAAGSVATNKYAEGLPGKRYYGGCQVVDEIETIAIERAKQLFNAEWANVQPHSGAQANAAVMLAVLQPGDKILGFDLSHGGHLTHGSPVNFSGKLYEPHFYGVKKETGLVDYDLLKKVALEQKPKLIICGASAYSRDWDYEFIRKVADEVGALVLADISHPAGLIARGLLNDPLPHCHIVTTTTHKTLRGPRGGMILLGKDFENPWGLKTPKGEIRMMSSLLDMAVFPGTQGGPLEHIIAAKAIAFGEALSDDYMRYIVQVKKNGAAMAKALTQRGYEIVSGGTDNHLILIDLRNKNITGKAAENALVAADITVNKNMVPYDDKSPFVTSGIRVGTAAISTRGMKEKQMEDIVELIDNVISDPENEENLKKVRKKVHKLMHDYPLYRTKHTEID
- a CDS encoding segregation and condensation protein A; its protein translation is MTAEENFEIKLPQFEGPFDLLLFFIERDELEIHDIPIARITDDFLNYIHQMTSLNMELASEFIIVAASLMRIKAKMLLPRYDADAEGNEADTKEDLIRKLIEYKKFKEICETLHPLENERFMQEKRGNIKFDIEQTEAIVQPGEELSELNLYKLMLVYGRLVKRYQTRSEEVTHTVVQYPYTIEQQKKAIGDLLRINKMMDFKAIAGNSENKVHFVYNFLAVLEMLQQELIDIKVGLGYNNFWISAKPEIEG